Within the Deltaproteobacteria bacterium genome, the region CATCTCGCCCCAACGACTCGCACAATTTTTCGTCAAGACAGGCACCCACTACGTTATTGATCGTCATATTCGTGAGATGATCTTGTTCACCACACACGACTTGACCACGAATCCGCCATTTACCAAAGTCGATCTTGTCAGTTGTCGCAATCTCTTAATTTACTTCGAGACGCAACTCCAACAGAAAGTACTTTCCCTTTTACATTTTGCCCTCAATCCCAAAGGCATCCTCTTTCTCGGACCAAGTGAATCCCTAGGCGCTCTCACTGAAGAGTTTTCTACTGTCGACAAGAAATGGAAGATCTCGCAAAAGCGCCGGCGCTCCCGGTTGCTCCTGTCTGCTCCTCTTGGACAACCGCAACGCGAGCACGCCTTTCGTTATACGTCGCTTCTTCCCGTGAGTAAGCGTTTGATCCCTCAGGATGTGACCATCCAACGCGCCTATAAAGCGTTGATTCACAGCTTTGCGCCACCCGCCGTGTTGGTGAATCAGGCGTCTGAAATCTTGCATGTCTTCGGAGACGCAGGAAAATTTCTGTCCATTCGGCCCGGCGAACCGAGCCTGAGTATCACGCAGTTAGTCCCACCAGACTTGGCGATTTCTCTCTCCACTGCCTTACACAAGGCCAGCAAGATTGCTGAGCCAGTTGTGTACAGGGATGTTCATGTTGGCCTCGGGAACGAAGTCCATACGATTGACCTTCGCGTCCAGGCTTTAGAAAAGGGCAATAGCGAAGAACTCTATCTGTTGGTGTTCTTTATTGAATCACCGTTGCCCACCACCGCCTCTTCGCTGAGCCACGATGCGCCTGATACTGGCAAATACCTGCTCCAACGCGTGACAGACCTTTAGCAAGATTTGCAGCTCAGCCGGGAAAATTTACAAGCCTCCATCGAAGAATTAGAAACGAGCAATGAAGAGTTGCAATCTACCAATGAAGAGCTCGAATCATCAAACGAAGAGCTACAAAGCACCAATGAAGAGCTACAGTCCGTAAACGAAGAGTTGTACACCGTTAATACTGAGTATCAGAAGAAAATCGTTGAACTCACTGAGTTGAATGATGACTTGGACAACTTTTTACACGGTACCAATATCGCGACACTATTCCTCGATCATGACCTGTGCATACGCAAATTCACGCCGGCAATGGCTGAGGTTGTTCAGCTCCTCCCTCATGACGTCGGACGCTCAATTGAACATTTCGCGACGCCGTTAGCCTATGAAGGCCTGAGCGCATTAGTCAAACAGGTGCAAGAAACCGGTAAGCTCCAAGAACATGAAGTACGCGGCCGCAAAGGTCAGTGGTTGATGATGCGCGTACTGCCGTACGAGACGAAGAACAAAGAGTTTGCTGGCGTGGTGATGACTTTTACCGATGTCTCGCGCATCAAGCAAAAGGAAGAAGAACTCTCGCAGTTTACCGCCAGTCTCGAACGCAGCAATCAAGACCTCCAGCAATTTGCCTATGTCGTCTCACATGATTTACAAGAGCCGTTGCGCATGGTGTCGAGTTACTGCCGCCTCTTGCAGGACCGCTATCGGGGCCAGTTGGACACCCACGGCAATGAATTTCTTGCCTATGCTATGGATGGGGCGACACGCATGCAGGGGTTAATCGACGGGTTGCTTTCCTATTCACGGATTCATTCACGCGGGAAGCCGCTGATTGCCGTGGCCTGCGCCATTGTCGTGCAGCAGGCTCTGAGCAATCTCAAAGTCGCCATTGAAGAAGCACGCGCCACCATTACCATGGATACACTGCCAACCGTTAGAGGCGATGCGGCGCAGCTGTTGCAATTGTTTCAAAACCTGTTGAGCAACGCGATTAAATTCCGTGGGCACGCGTCACCTGTGGTGCATATCGACGCGATGCAACACAATGACATGTGGCGTTTTGCTATTCGTGATAATGGCATTGGCATATCACAGACGGACACCACTGATATTTTTGGGATCTTTCGCCGTTTACATACACGCCAAGAGTATGCTGGCTCAGGGTTGGGGCTCGCGATGTGCAAACGCATAGTCGAGCGTCACGAGGGAAAGATCTGGGTGGAGTCCCACGTAGGGCAAGGGTCAACTTTCTTCTTTACACTGCCGGCAGACCATGTTGCAGAACAGTCGCCAAGCGCACATCCAGCGGAACCCAACGATACACGAAACTCGTAACATCACGTGCAGGACACGCATGGAAATCGATCTATGATGACAACTCCTGGTCAACCGCTCCGCATTCTCATGATCGAAGATACGGTCGGGGATGCACAATTTTTCAGGCAAACCTTGGGAGCGGAAGCGGTTGCTATCGAGATCGATGTCCACGAACGTTTAGCGACAGGCCTCCAAGCTCTCAAAACTCGCCCGTATGATATTGTCTTGTTAGACCTGCATTTGCCGGAGAGTCAAGGCGTGCAAACGTTCATCACGCTGCGTGAACAAGCGCCAGAAGTACCTATCGTTGTTATGACTAGTACAACCGATGAAGCAATTGAGACGCAAGCGATCCAGCTCGGAGCACAAGACTATTTTCTCAAATGGCAACTCAGCGGAAAGTTGTTACTGCGCTACATCGGCTATGCGATTGATCGCCATCGTCTGCTCCGGGAAGTTGTCCACAGCAGAGAAGAACGCATCCAGCAGCTCGAAAACGAACTGCTGACGTTAACGCACCTCACGACCTATGATGTTCCCATCACGAGACTCGTTTTGGGGCAAACTTCAATAGCAGAGCGCCATCCTGAAATTTGGGGCAACTTGCACGGACAGTACAGTGCCATTTTAGAACGCACCTTGGAAGCTCACGTGTTCAAGATCACCTACGACCATTCCACACCGCTCCGCGCTATAGCAGAGCAATTGGGGACCCTCGTTGCTGGGCCGCGTGATGTTATTGCGCTGCATACGGATGTCTTACAGGAAAAAACAAAGGGCGTCGCGGCACCCAAGACCAATGCCTACCTCCAAGAGGGACGCATGTTAGTCTTGCAGCTCATGGGCTACCTCGCCTCATACTACCGCATTCGTGCGTTTGGCGCTGGCCAACAACAGGCACCTCCGGACGCAAAAGGATAAAGAGAAGCGTGGGAAAATATATCTTAAAACTGTACATCGCTGGACTGACCGGGCGTTCTGAGTGCGCCCTCACCAATCTTCGTCGTATTTGCGACGAGAAGCTCGCAGACACCTACGAACTGACGGTGATCGATGTGCTCGAACATCCACAACTCGCCGAAGACAACAAGATTCTTGCAACGCCAACTCTTGTCAAAGAAGAACCGTTACCGCCACGGCGCATGATTGGAGATCTGTCAGACGAAGATTTAGTTGTGGCGGGATTGAGCATATTACACTGATCGCGAACGACAAAAGGAAGGAATAGGGGAGAGATAACGAATGGGAGCAGGGACGCTGGCCGCTATTGGCAAATTGAAAACATATATTCCTGGGTTTGACCTCGTTGCGCACGGAGGCTTACCGAAAGA harbors:
- a CDS encoding circadian clock protein KaiB (Decreases the phosphorylation of KaiC, a component of the main circadian regulator in cyanobacteria), with amino-acid sequence MGKYILKLYIAGLTGRSECALTNLRRICDEKLADTYELTVIDVLEHPQLAEDNKILATPTLVKEEPLPPRRMIGDLSDEDLVVAGLSILH
- a CDS encoding response regulator, with product MMTTPGQPLRILMIEDTVGDAQFFRQTLGAEAVAIEIDVHERLATGLQALKTRPYDIVLLDLHLPESQGVQTFITLREQAPEVPIVVMTSTTDEAIETQAIQLGAQDYFLKWQLSGKLLLRYIGYAIDRHRLLREVVHSREERIQQLENELLTLTHLTTYDVPITRLVLGQTSIAERHPEIWGNLHGQYSAILERTLEAHVFKITYDHSTPLRAIAEQLGTLVAGPRDVIALHTDVLQEKTKGVAAPKTNAYLQEGRMLVLQLMGYLASYYRIRAFGAGQQQAPPDAKG